The stretch of DNA GGGTTCAAAAGTAAAGTATAAAGTAAAAATGGTTCACAATAGACCAGAATTTACGATTCATCTAAAAATGCGAACAAAACTTCAAGAATTCGCACCCACAGAGAAAAAAAGGCAGACTTTTGATAAGAGGAAATATCAAAAACAGGTTGAACAGCAATTAGAAAAAAGTGCCTTAACGATCTTATCCCAATTTCAAAAGCATAAAGTTGACCCTGTAGGTCTAGGAGCAAAATATAAAGAACACTTCCGTAAATTTAATGAAAAACAATGGAATCAGGATTATCCTACAGTAAAAATTCATGTAAATGTAGATTTAGAAATCAAACAAACCGGATCAGTTGATTAACAATCAAAAAAAGTGTAGTGCAGACCAAGGATTTGGTTTGCACTACTTTTTTTATAAGCGTTATGTAGTTTTCGTCCATTATTTAACCTTCTGGTTGTTTAATCATATTATGTTGAATACCTATTCTGGAAAGGAGTGATTCATATGGCATTTTTGCCGCCTCACGGTCCAATGAGACAACAACCACAATCGCCTCCCCCAACATACATTCCAACAAAACCTTCGGTATCCTATATTATTGACTGTATAAACCAAAATACTTATGTTTGGCTTATAAACGGGGAAGGCTTTTGGTTTTATCCAACACGTATCGAGTATGGTGAAGTTTCTGGTTATAGATGGAACGGTGCCTTCTGGATGTTTTATGGAATTGATCCAAGATTTATTGATGCTGTTGCCTGTAATCCTTTTCCTACCCTTTACTAATCGCCAAAGCTCCTTGTGGAGATTAATACCACAAGGGTTTTTATTTGTGGTTACATACATAAATTATGTCACCACATAAATGTTTTCTTGATTTCAGGCGGTACAGGCAGTTCTCCATAAATTTTTGCTTTACCGGGAACTGTTGAGTGATTATTTCTATTTTCTATCACACACACCCAATCCTGCTCAATTCCTCTGGTTGGTGTTTTTATTTTTAATACACTTATCTCACCATCTCGCTTTATTAATTCTAAACTACTTGCTTTATCTGTTATAACATTCTCTTGTGTATAACATTGTCCATCTCT from Neobacillus sp. CF12 encodes:
- a CDS encoding transporter, which gives rise to MAFLPPHGPMRQQPQSPPPTYIPTKPSVSYIIDCINQNTYVWLINGEGFWFYPTRIEYGEVSGYRWNGAFWMFYGIDPRFIDAVACNPFPTLY